The following are encoded in a window of Lacinutrix sp. WUR7 genomic DNA:
- a CDS encoding DUF4175 family protein yields the protein MSNFKNIQAKLEAFIRKYYTNELIKGTILFFSIGLLYFLLTLLIEHFLWLSSIGRTVLFWLFVVVEGVLFAKFIALPLAKLLKLQKGIDYQDASKIIGTHFPEVNDKLLNVLQLKQTTDQSELLLASIEQKSETLQPIPFKLAVNFKKNTKYLKYAAIPVLILLLASVSGHLNWFSDSYERVVNYKTAYEPPAPFQFFVVNDNLQATENKDFKLFVKTAGEVQPENVQITYNNETYFLQQKAVGSFEYVLPKPKENITFQLSANSVTSKPYTLQVIAAPTLLSFDMILDYPSHTKKRDEILKSTGNAVVPQGTNITWKLNTKATEQVRLYAKDTLEFNTSKPGIFEASKRVYNDLKYNLTTSNAKLKDYENLEFNIDVIKDEYPELNIKMQVDSLDNQSLYFYGQVSDDYGLNKLQLVYYPSEKDTEQTVVNIPINKSNVADFFSAFPNDLEITEGISYELYFQVFDNDAIHKYKRTKSEIFFYRKLTKDEEEEKQLQDQKETIQDLNKSLEKFEEREKELQELSKTQKEKRELNFNDKRKLNNFLKRQKEQEDMMKSFNKKLKENLEEFQKEKSDDPFKDDLKKRLEENEEQLKKDEKLLDELEKLKEKIDKLDKEELSDKLEKLAKQNKKQERSLEQLLELTKKYYIGKKLEELQQELAKLAEKQEKLSEETPENNTKEKQDEINKEFEKFQEEMDALEKENQELKRPEEIDRNKNEEENVKEDQQEASDKLEEKEQSQEEGQKQDSQKKAQQKQKQAAQKMKQMSEQMQAAMSASGGEQMAEDAEMLRQILDNLLLFSFDQEKLMNQFESIEINHNKYASYLRKQHDLREHFSHIDDSLFALSLRQPKISEKVNKEIVDVFYNMDKSLTVLSENQIDKGVSSQQYTITSANNLADFLSNSLDNMQMQMSGQGQGGKGKPKPGAGEGGEGGLPDIIKSQEQLAKEMEGKMGKGEKGKEGEEGKGKEGDKGKENGEGKSGENGEGEGKSGEGEGDGEGEGDSEELNGELYKIYQQQQQIRQALQDRLAKDGKSAIGSNLVKQMEEIEMDLLNKGFTNQTMEKMMNLKHQLLKLEEATFQQGEEEKRESESNQRQFENKTNNQIPTVKQYFNTTEILNRQSLPLQPIYKKKVQEYFKQSND from the coding sequence TTGAGCAACTTTAAAAACATACAAGCAAAACTTGAAGCGTTTATTAGAAAATACTACACTAATGAACTTATAAAAGGAACCATACTATTTTTTAGTATTGGCTTACTTTATTTCTTACTAACCTTACTTATTGAACATTTTTTATGGCTAAGTTCTATAGGTAGAACGGTTTTGTTTTGGCTTTTTGTTGTGGTGGAAGGTGTTTTGTTTGCTAAATTTATTGCGCTTCCATTAGCCAAGCTATTAAAGCTTCAAAAAGGGATTGATTATCAAGATGCATCGAAAATTATTGGTACCCATTTTCCGGAAGTAAATGACAAGTTACTTAATGTGCTTCAGTTAAAACAAACTACAGATCAATCGGAATTACTTCTTGCAAGCATCGAACAGAAATCGGAAACGTTGCAACCCATTCCGTTTAAACTTGCTGTAAATTTTAAAAAGAACACCAAGTATTTAAAATACGCTGCAATTCCTGTTTTAATTTTACTCTTAGCTTCGGTTTCCGGACATTTAAACTGGTTTAGTGATAGTTATGAACGTGTAGTGAATTACAAAACTGCCTATGAACCACCAGCACCTTTTCAGTTTTTTGTTGTAAATGACAATTTACAAGCCACAGAAAATAAGGACTTTAAACTGTTTGTAAAAACAGCAGGAGAGGTACAGCCAGAAAATGTACAAATCACCTATAATAATGAAACCTATTTTTTACAGCAAAAAGCAGTTGGTAGTTTTGAATACGTTTTACCAAAGCCAAAGGAGAATATTACTTTTCAACTTTCGGCAAATTCCGTAACGTCAAAACCGTATACACTTCAGGTTATTGCTGCTCCAACTTTATTGAGTTTTGATATGATTTTAGATTATCCTAGTCATACCAAAAAACGAGATGAAATCCTTAAAAGTACTGGAAATGCTGTAGTACCACAAGGAACGAATATTACCTGGAAATTAAATACGAAAGCTACAGAGCAAGTACGTTTGTATGCGAAAGATACTTTGGAGTTTAACACTAGTAAACCTGGTATTTTTGAGGCGTCTAAACGTGTTTATAATGATTTAAAATACAATCTAACTACAAGTAATGCGAAGCTTAAGGATTACGAAAATTTAGAATTTAACATAGATGTAATTAAAGACGAATATCCAGAGTTAAACATTAAAATGCAAGTGGATAGCTTAGATAATCAGAGTCTTTATTTCTACGGACAAGTTAGTGATGATTACGGATTAAATAAATTGCAGTTGGTGTATTATCCTTCGGAAAAAGATACGGAACAAACCGTGGTTAATATTCCTATTAATAAATCGAATGTAGCAGACTTTTTTAGTGCTTTTCCAAATGATTTAGAGATTACGGAAGGTATAAGTTATGAGTTATATTTTCAGGTTTTTGATAATGATGCCATTCATAAATATAAACGTACCAAAAGTGAAATCTTCTTTTATAGAAAATTAACCAAAGACGAAGAAGAGGAAAAGCAATTGCAAGATCAAAAGGAAACGATTCAAGATTTAAACAAATCTTTAGAAAAATTTGAAGAACGCGAAAAAGAGTTACAAGAACTTTCTAAAACGCAAAAAGAAAAAAGAGAATTAAATTTTAATGATAAACGAAAATTAAATAATTTCCTAAAGCGCCAAAAGGAACAAGAAGATATGATGAAAAGCTTTAATAAAAAGCTGAAGGAGAATTTAGAGGAATTTCAGAAAGAAAAGAGTGATGACCCATTTAAAGACGATTTAAAGAAGCGTTTAGAAGAAAATGAAGAGCAGCTTAAAAAAGATGAGAAACTGCTGGACGAGTTAGAGAAATTGAAAGAAAAAATTGACAAATTAGATAAAGAGGAGTTAAGTGATAAATTAGAAAAGCTTGCAAAGCAAAATAAAAAGCAAGAACGAAGTTTAGAACAATTATTAGAACTTACCAAAAAATATTACATAGGTAAAAAGTTAGAAGAGTTGCAACAGGAATTAGCAAAACTTGCAGAGAAGCAAGAAAAGCTATCGGAAGAAACTCCAGAAAATAATACCAAAGAAAAACAAGACGAAATTAACAAGGAGTTTGAAAAGTTTCAAGAAGAAATGGACGCCTTAGAAAAAGAAAATCAAGAATTAAAACGTCCGGAAGAAATAGATAGAAATAAAAATGAAGAAGAGAATGTAAAAGAAGATCAGCAAGAAGCTTCCGATAAATTAGAAGAAAAAGAACAAAGTCAGGAAGAGGGTCAAAAACAAGATAGTCAGAAAAAGGCACAGCAAAAACAAAAGCAAGCAGCTCAGAAAATGAAACAAATGAGTGAACAAATGCAAGCTGCAATGTCTGCTTCAGGAGGAGAACAAATGGCAGAAGATGCAGAAATGCTTCGTCAGATTTTGGATAACTTATTGCTTTTTTCTTTCGACCAAGAAAAGCTAATGAATCAGTTTGAAAGCATAGAGATTAATCATAATAAATATGCTTCGTATTTGCGTAAACAACATGACTTAAGAGAGCATTTTTCGCATATTGATGATAGTTTGTTTGCGTTATCGCTTCGTCAACCAAAAATTTCAGAAAAAGTAAATAAAGAAATCGTCGATGTTTTCTATAATATGGATAAGTCTTTAACGGTATTATCTGAAAATCAAATAGATAAAGGGGTTTCTAGTCAGCAATACACCATAACTTCTGCCAATAATTTAGCCGATTTTCTAAGTAATTCTTTAGATAATATGCAGATGCAGATGAGTGGTCAAGGTCAAGGTGGTAAGGGAAAACCAAAACCAGGAGCTGGAGAAGGTGGAGAAGGCGGACTACCAGATATTATTAAAAGTCAAGAACAACTTGCTAAAGAAATGGAAGGCAAGATGGGTAAAGGTGAGAAAGGTAAAGAAGGGGAAGAAGGAAAGGGTAAAGAGGGAGATAAAGGTAAAGAAAACGGTGAAGGTAAATCTGGTGAAAACGGAGAAGGTGAAGGGAAATCCGGAGAAGGAGAAGGTGATGGAGAAGGAGAAGGTGACAGCGAAGAATTAAATGGCGAGTTATATAAAATCTACCAACAGCAACAACAAATAAGACAAGCATTACAAGATAGGTTAGCTAAGGATGGAAAAAGTGCTATTGGTAGTAATTTGGTGAAACAAATGGAAGAGATTGAAATGGATCTTTTGAATAAAGGTTTTACTAATCAGACCATGGAGAAAATGATGAATTTAAAACATCAATTACTTAAATTGGAAGAAGCTACTTTTCAACAAGGTGAGGAAGAAAAGAGAGAATCGGAATCCAATCAAAGACAATTTGAGAATAAAACGAACAACCAAATACCTACAGTAAAACAATATTTTAACACTACAGAAATATTAAATAGACAAAGCTTACCTTTGCAACCAATTTATAAAAAGAAAGTACAAGAATACTTTAAGCAAAGCAATGATTAG
- a CDS encoding glutamine--tRNA ligase/YqeY domain fusion protein: MSEETKALHFIEHIVEEDLQNGMSKEDLRFRFPPEPNGYLHIGHTKAIGISFGLGERYNAPVNLRFDDTNPAKEEQEYVDAIKRDITWLGYTWANELYSSDYFQQLYDWAVQLIKNGKAYVDSQSSEEMRIQKGTPTEVGTNSPYRNRSVAENLDLFQRMKDGEFPNGAHILRAKIDMEDPNMLMRDPIMYRVMHAHHHRTGNNWCIYPMYDWTHGESDYIEQVSHSLCSLEFKPHRKLYDWFKEQVYPLSAEQYPLIPKQREFARLNLSYTIMSKRKLLKLVEEGVVSGWNDPRMPTISGLRRRGYTPNSIRKFIEKVGVAKRENVIDVSLLEFCIREDLNKTAPRVMAVLDPIKVVITNYPTDKEEWLEAENNPEDAAAGSRKVPFSNEIYIEKEDFKEEASTKFFRLKLGGEVRLKNAYIIKAEEVVKDGNGNITEIHATYTEDTTKKVKGTLHWVSVKHAVQAEVREYDRLFIDEAPDSHESKDFMEFINPNSLKIIEAFVEPSLAEAKVGEQFQFQRLGYFNVDEDASEGKLVFNKTVGLRDSWAKAKPKENTNPNQQKPQQQNQRKAISVIQQFGKKYTNLPEEKQAKVRAEILELAKEVSYEELEPLFGTAVKKAGTRIGAMLTLGVLLEKGLKKNEAINDFIEKALEDKNELLVAEAAKL, translated from the coding sequence TAAGGTTTGATGATACCAATCCTGCAAAAGAAGAACAAGAATATGTGGATGCTATTAAGCGCGATATTACTTGGTTAGGCTATACTTGGGCTAATGAATTGTATTCGTCAGATTACTTTCAACAACTATATGATTGGGCAGTGCAGTTAATTAAAAACGGAAAAGCCTATGTCGATTCGCAGTCTTCTGAAGAAATGCGTATTCAAAAAGGAACACCAACAGAAGTAGGAACGAATAGTCCGTATAGAAATAGAAGTGTAGCAGAAAATCTAGATTTATTTCAACGTATGAAAGATGGTGAATTTCCAAATGGAGCTCACATTCTTCGTGCTAAAATAGACATGGAAGATCCAAATATGTTGATGCGTGATCCTATCATGTATCGCGTTATGCATGCACATCACCACAGAACAGGAAACAATTGGTGTATTTATCCAATGTACGATTGGACGCATGGGGAAAGTGATTATATAGAACAGGTTTCGCATTCCTTATGTTCTTTAGAATTTAAACCACACCGTAAATTATACGATTGGTTTAAAGAACAAGTATATCCTTTAAGCGCTGAGCAATATCCTTTAATTCCGAAACAAAGAGAATTTGCACGCCTAAATTTAAGTTATACCATTATGAGTAAGCGTAAGCTGCTTAAATTGGTAGAAGAAGGTGTTGTTTCTGGTTGGAACGACCCAAGAATGCCAACTATTTCTGGTTTACGAAGAAGAGGGTATACACCAAATTCTATTCGTAAGTTTATAGAAAAAGTAGGCGTTGCAAAACGTGAAAACGTTATTGATGTTTCGCTTTTAGAATTTTGCATTCGTGAAGATTTAAATAAAACAGCACCAAGAGTTATGGCTGTTTTAGATCCTATAAAAGTGGTAATCACAAATTATCCAACAGATAAAGAAGAGTGGTTGGAAGCAGAAAATAATCCGGAAGATGCTGCTGCAGGAAGTCGAAAAGTGCCTTTTTCTAATGAAATCTATATTGAAAAAGAAGACTTTAAAGAAGAAGCTAGTACTAAGTTTTTTCGATTAAAACTAGGAGGTGAGGTTAGACTGAAAAACGCATACATTATTAAAGCGGAAGAAGTTGTAAAAGATGGAAATGGAAACATTACAGAAATACACGCTACCTATACGGAAGATACCACCAAAAAAGTAAAAGGAACCTTACATTGGGTTTCTGTAAAACATGCGGTGCAAGCTGAAGTTAGAGAATACGATAGATTGTTTATTGACGAAGCTCCAGATAGCCACGAAAGTAAAGATTTTATGGAATTTATTAATCCGAATTCTTTAAAAATAATTGAAGCTTTCGTAGAACCAAGTTTGGCCGAAGCGAAAGTAGGAGAGCAGTTTCAGTTTCAACGTTTGGGATATTTTAATGTAGATGAGGATGCTTCAGAAGGCAAATTAGTATTTAATAAAACGGTTGGTTTACGGGATTCTTGGGCAAAAGCAAAGCCAAAAGAAAACACCAATCCAAACCAACAAAAACCACAACAACAAAACCAACGAAAAGCAATTAGTGTGATCCAACAATTTGGAAAAAAATACACTAATCTTCCGGAAGAAAAACAAGCGAAAGTTAGAGCAGAAATACTAGAACTCGCTAAAGAAGTTTCTTATGAAGAATTAGAACCTCTTTTTGGAACCGCAGTTAAAAAAGCAGGTACTAGAATAGGAGCGATGCTAACTTTAGGTGTTTTATTAGAAAAAGGTTTAAAGAAAAATGAAGCGATAAACGACTTTATTGAAAAAGCTTTAGAAGATAAAAATGAATTGTTAGTTGCAGAAGCAGCAAAGCTTTAA
- a CDS encoding GNAT family N-acetyltransferase, with protein MIHFKLFNTIEDLPESWNRLPTQDIFLKTSFLKALEQSSPSNITSYYLAIFKAEKLIGIAILQRIEMYAEDIFRKTSTNIFKVCAKKAIAKIVRGNGIIVGNVMHTGQHGLFFLKEEISEEDYLNQISEAIKELQKIIKKKFRKKIRIIAFKDYFETDSIHENHAFFKKENLYKVQVQPNMLFAIPKEWHTKEDYIAAFTKKYRDRFKRARKKGASLELRELDLEDINKHANRLFELYGCVSDNAGVNSFKLANNHFYSLKEHLKEDFKIFGYFLNNELVGFYSLILNNKKLETYFLGYKPELQHEHQMYLNMLYNMANFGIENNFETIVFARTAMEIKSSIGAKPHKMYLYLKHTNNIIANTVLKLIVKYMNPIREWQERHPFK; from the coding sequence TTGATACACTTTAAACTTTTTAATACTATTGAAGACCTTCCAGAATCCTGGAACCGCCTACCAACACAAGATATTTTCCTAAAAACGTCTTTTCTAAAAGCATTAGAACAATCTTCACCAAGTAACATTACCTCGTATTATTTAGCAATTTTTAAAGCCGAAAAACTAATTGGAATAGCCATTTTGCAGCGTATAGAAATGTATGCAGAAGATATCTTTAGGAAAACATCTACCAATATTTTTAAAGTTTGTGCAAAAAAGGCAATTGCAAAAATTGTAAGAGGAAATGGAATCATTGTTGGAAACGTAATGCATACCGGACAACATGGTTTGTTTTTTTTAAAGGAAGAAATTTCGGAAGAAGATTACCTGAATCAGATAAGTGAAGCTATTAAAGAATTACAGAAAATCATAAAAAAGAAATTCCGAAAAAAGATACGAATCATCGCTTTTAAAGATTATTTTGAAACCGATAGCATTCATGAAAACCATGCTTTTTTTAAAAAAGAAAATCTATATAAAGTACAAGTACAACCCAATATGTTATTTGCTATTCCGAAAGAATGGCATACCAAAGAAGATTACATTGCTGCATTTACTAAAAAATATAGAGATCGTTTTAAGAGGGCAAGAAAAAAAGGTGCTTCTCTAGAACTAAGAGAATTAGATTTAGAAGACATAAATAAACACGCTAACAGACTTTTTGAGCTGTATGGGTGTGTATCAGATAATGCAGGAGTAAACTCTTTTAAACTAGCTAATAATCATTTTTATAGTTTAAAGGAACATTTAAAAGAAGACTTTAAAATCTTCGGCTATTTTTTAAATAACGAACTCGTTGGTTTTTATTCTTTAATTTTAAATAACAAGAAGTTGGAAACCTACTTTTTAGGTTATAAGCCAGAGCTGCAACACGAACATCAAATGTATTTAAACATGTTATATAACATGGCTAATTTTGGTATTGAAAACAATTTTGAAACCATTGTGTTTGCAAGAACAGCAATGGAAATTAAAAGTTCTATTGGTGCAAAACCACACAAGATGTATTTGTATTTAAAACATACCAATAATATTATTGCTAACACGGTTTTAAAGCTAATTGTGAAGTATATGAATCCCATTAGAGAATGGCAAGAACGACATCCTTTTAAGTAA
- the ybeY gene encoding rRNA maturation RNase YbeY — translation MISFNYENDFKLDNEEQLTKWISGVIVSEGCTEDEINYVFCDDAYLHKLNVEFLNHDTLTDILSFDYSMGKTLQGDIFISVERVIDNAKDFEVTFTEELQRVLVHGILHYCGYKDKSESEAKLMREKENFYIKQLVED, via the coding sequence ATGATTAGTTTTAATTACGAGAACGATTTTAAATTAGACAACGAAGAACAATTAACTAAATGGATATCTGGTGTAATTGTTTCTGAAGGTTGTACAGAAGACGAAATAAATTATGTGTTTTGTGATGATGCATATCTACATAAATTAAATGTAGAATTTCTAAATCATGATACATTAACCGATATTTTAAGTTTCGATTACTCTATGGGAAAAACGCTACAAGGTGATATTTTTATTTCTGTGGAAAGAGTAATAGATAATGCGAAAGATTTTGAGGTAACCTTTACGGAAGAATTACAGCGGGTACTGGTACATGGAATTTTACATTATTGTGGTTATAAAGATAAGAGTGAATCGGAAGCGAAGTTAATGCGTGAAAAGGAAAATTTCTACATAAAACAATTAGTAGAAGATTAG
- the gltX gene encoding glutamate--tRNA ligase, with protein sequence MTKNVRVRFAPSPTGPLHIGGVRTALFNYLFAKKHNGTFVLRIEDTDQNRYVEGAEKYIVDALNWCNIPFDEGPGKNEKFGPYRQSERKHLYKQYAEQLIASGNAYYAFDTAEALDAARKEHEANKETFIYNWHNRLQLNNSLSLSAEETQTKLDAGDAYVIRFKSPQNETLHLTDIIRGNVTIDTNVLDDKVLFKSDGMPTYHLANIVDDHLMEITHVIRGEEWLPSLALHYQLYKAFGWESPEFAHLPLILKPTGKGKLSKRDGDKLGFPVFPLEWKSPEGEISRGYKEDGYFANAMVNFLAFLGWNPGTEQEIFKLDELVAAFDLDRVNKSGARFDPDKIKWFNHHYMQEQDNDDLALAFQQKHKELKDIDVNYIAMVVGLIKERATFVNDFWDLSAFFFVSPKTYDEKAYKKAMKEDTRELMSELSMLINTVEDFEVENLTTTIKTWITNKEIGFGKVMMPLRLALVGALQGPDVFDIMYMIGKNQTVERIENLATTI encoded by the coding sequence ATGACCAAAAACGTTAGAGTGCGTTTTGCACCAAGTCCGACAGGACCTTTACATATAGGAGGAGTTCGTACTGCTTTATTCAACTATTTATTTGCTAAAAAACACAACGGAACTTTTGTGTTACGTATTGAAGATACCGACCAAAACCGTTATGTAGAAGGTGCTGAAAAATATATAGTAGACGCCTTAAACTGGTGTAATATTCCTTTTGATGAAGGACCAGGAAAGAATGAAAAATTTGGACCATACAGACAAAGTGAACGTAAGCATTTATACAAACAATATGCAGAACAGTTAATTGCTTCTGGCAATGCCTATTATGCTTTTGATACTGCGGAAGCTTTAGATGCGGCTAGAAAAGAACACGAAGCAAATAAGGAAACCTTTATCTATAATTGGCACAACCGTTTGCAACTAAATAATTCTTTATCGCTTAGCGCGGAAGAAACACAAACCAAGTTAGATGCTGGTGATGCTTATGTAATTCGTTTTAAATCCCCACAAAACGAAACATTACATCTTACCGATATTATTAGAGGAAATGTAACCATTGACACGAACGTATTAGACGATAAGGTTTTGTTTAAAAGTGATGGTATGCCAACCTATCATTTAGCGAATATTGTAGACGACCATTTAATGGAAATCACACATGTTATTCGTGGAGAAGAATGGTTACCAAGTTTAGCATTACACTACCAATTATACAAAGCTTTTGGATGGGAATCTCCAGAATTTGCCCATTTACCGCTTATTTTAAAACCAACAGGAAAAGGAAAATTAAGCAAGCGTGATGGTGATAAATTAGGATTTCCAGTGTTTCCATTAGAATGGAAATCTCCAGAAGGAGAAATTTCTAGAGGATATAAAGAAGATGGTTATTTTGCAAATGCCATGGTTAACTTTCTTGCCTTTTTAGGATGGAATCCAGGAACAGAACAAGAGATTTTTAAGCTAGATGAATTGGTTGCTGCTTTCGATTTAGATCGCGTAAATAAATCTGGAGCACGTTTTGATCCAGACAAAATAAAATGGTTTAATCACCATTATATGCAAGAGCAAGATAACGATGACTTAGCTTTAGCTTTTCAACAAAAACACAAAGAATTAAAAGATATCGATGTTAATTATATTGCTATGGTTGTTGGTTTAATAAAAGAACGAGCAACTTTTGTAAATGACTTTTGGGATTTAAGTGCTTTCTTTTTTGTTAGTCCGAAAACCTACGATGAAAAAGCCTACAAAAAAGCAATGAAAGAAGACACTCGTGAATTAATGAGCGAACTTTCTATGTTAATAAATACGGTGGAAGACTTTGAAGTTGAAAACCTAACCACTACTATTAAAACATGGATTACCAATAAAGAAATTGGTTTTGGTAAAGTAATGATGCCTTTGCGTTTAGCATTGGTTGGTGCATTACAAGGACCTGATGTTTTTGATATTATGTATATGATTGGTAAAAACCAAACGGTAGAAAGAATAGAAAATTTAGCGACTACTATTTAA
- a CDS encoding DUF1761 domain-containing protein codes for MEQLINPWSIPVAAVAALVIGAIWYNPKVFGNVWMRESGMTEEKMKGANMLKIFGLSLVFAAMLAGLLMNYTNHQWGAIGMIGGRPETALPSFEAFMADYGNAFRTFKHGALHGTMFGILGALPIIGTIALFERKSAKYIFINAGYWIVTLGVMGALICGL; via the coding sequence ATGGAACAACTTATTAACCCTTGGTCAATACCAGTAGCCGCTGTTGCTGCTTTAGTAATTGGTGCAATTTGGTATAACCCAAAAGTCTTTGGTAACGTCTGGATGCGAGAATCTGGTATGACAGAAGAGAAAATGAAAGGTGCTAACATGCTAAAAATATTTGGTTTGTCTTTAGTTTTTGCAGCAATGTTGGCTGGATTATTAATGAATTATACAAACCATCAATGGGGAGCAATAGGAATGATAGGAGGAAGACCAGAAACAGCTTTACCATCCTTTGAAGCTTTTATGGCCGACTACGGAAACGCTTTTAGAACCTTTAAACATGGCGCATTACACGGAACCATGTTTGGTATTCTTGGTGCATTACCAATAATTGGAACTATCGCTTTATTTGAGCGTAAAAGTGCTAAGTATATTTTTATAAACGCAGGGTATTGGATTGTTACGCTAGGAGTAATGGGAGCATTAATTTGTGGATTATAA
- a CDS encoding SPFH domain-containing protein, whose protein sequence is MGNFLFIPILFFGLIILISAFFVVKQQTSAIIERFGKFHKISPSGLHMKIPLVDKIAGRLSLKIQQLDVIVETKTKDDVFVRLKVSVQYRVITQKVYDAFYKLDYPHDQITSYVFDVVRAEVPKMILDDVFLRKDDVAIAVKTELNDAMLDYGFDIIKTLVTDIDPDAQVKEAMNRINAADREKTAAQYEGDAQRILIVEKAKAEAESKRLQGQGIADQRREIARGLEESVEVLNKVGINSQEASALIVVTQHYDTLQAIGSETNSNLILLPNSPQAGSNMLNDMVASFAASNEIGEAMKEAKLNKKNK, encoded by the coding sequence ATGGGAAACTTTCTTTTTATACCAATTCTTTTTTTCGGACTAATCATTTTGATTTCCGCCTTCTTTGTAGTAAAACAACAAACATCCGCAATTATTGAACGCTTTGGTAAATTTCATAAAATAAGTCCGTCTGGATTACACATGAAAATTCCATTAGTAGATAAAATTGCAGGTCGTTTAAGTTTAAAAATTCAACAATTAGATGTTATTGTAGAAACTAAAACGAAAGATGATGTATTTGTTCGTCTAAAAGTATCTGTACAATATCGTGTAATTACTCAAAAAGTATATGATGCTTTTTACAAACTAGATTATCCGCATGATCAAATTACGTCTTATGTATTTGATGTCGTTCGTGCAGAAGTACCAAAAATGATTTTAGATGATGTGTTTTTACGTAAAGATGATGTTGCTATTGCGGTAAAGACAGAACTTAACGATGCGATGCTAGACTATGGTTTTGATATTATTAAAACCTTAGTAACGGATATTGATCCAGATGCGCAAGTAAAAGAAGCAATGAACCGTATTAATGCTGCAGATAGAGAAAAAACTGCTGCACAATATGAAGGAGATGCACAACGTATTTTAATTGTTGAAAAAGCAAAAGCCGAAGCAGAAAGTAAGCGTTTACAAGGACAAGGTATTGCAGACCAACGTCGTGAAATTGCTAGAGGTTTAGAAGAATCTGTAGAAGTGCTTAATAAAGTAGGTATTAACAGTCAAGAAGCATCTGCTTTAATTGTAGTAACACAACATTATGATACGTTACAAGCTATTGGTAGCGAAACAAATAGTAATTTAATTTTATTACCAAATTCGCCACAAGCAGGAAGTAATATGCTAAACGATATGGTTGCTAGTTTTGCAGCAAGTAACGAAATAGGTGAAGCGATGAAAGAAGCGAAACTTAATAAGAAAAACAAGTAA